A single window of Cataglyphis hispanica isolate Lineage 1 chromosome 2, ULB_Chis1_1.0, whole genome shotgun sequence DNA harbors:
- the LOC126859104 gene encoding GTP-binding nuclear protein Ran translates to MANEPDMPTFKCVLVGDGGTGKTTFVKRHLTGEFEKKYVATLGVEVHPLIFHTNRGPIRFNVWDTAGQEKFGGLRDGYYIQGQCAVIMFDVTSRVTYKNVPNWHRDLVRVCENIPIVLCGNKVDIKDRKVKAKSIVFHRKKNLQYYDISAKSNYNFEKPFLWLARKLIGDPNLEFVAMPALLPPEVTMDPQWQQQIEKDLKEAQETALPEDDEDL, encoded by the exons ATGGCAAACGAACCGGATATGCCCACCTTCAAGTGTGTGCTCGTCGGCGACGGTGGTACTGGCAAGACTACCTTTGTTAAACGGCATCTTACCGGTGAATTCGAAAAGAAGTATGTGGCCACTCTGGGTGTAGAGGTACATCCGCTCATCTTCCACACCAATCGTGGACCGATCCGTTTCAACGTCTGGGATACGGCCGGTCAGGAAAAGTTTGGTGGTCTCCGCGACGGCTATTATATTCAGGGACAATGTGCCGTAATCATGTTCGACGTTACATCTAGAGTGACGTATAAGAATGTACCCAACTGGCATAGGGATCTGGTCCGTGTCTGCGAAAACATACCGATTGTCCTTTGCGGTAACAAAGTTGACATCAAGGATAGGAAAGTAAAGGCCAAGAGCATCGTGTTTCACAGGAAGAAGAATCTACAG TACTACGACATCAGTGCAAAAAGTAATTACAACTTCGAAAAACCTTTCCTGTGGTTGGCTCGCAAGTTGATTGGAGATCCAAATCTAGAATTTGTCGCCATGCCTGCATTATTGCCACCGGAAGTTACTATGGATCCACAATGGCAGCAACAGATCGAGAAAGATCTCAAGGAAGCTCAAGAAACGGCATTACCAGAAGACGACGAAGACctttag